In Eubalaena glacialis isolate mEubGla1 chromosome 4, mEubGla1.1.hap2.+ XY, whole genome shotgun sequence, one DNA window encodes the following:
- the SPATA24 gene encoding spermatogenesis-associated protein 24 isoform X3 has translation MATPVGWSPGGSGSVCLAFDQLRDVIESQEELIHQLRNVMVLQDENFVSKEEFQAVENKLVEEKAAHAKTKVLLAKEEEKLQFALGEVEVLSKQLEKEKLAFEKALSSVKSRALQESSKKDQLITKCNGITCLTSGSRSSRRTTWPRCWIRSIRKPRGRVRPAAASVPGNNKMVVSFLSSGCNAQPLPSLLWWSPS, from the exons ATGGCGACGCCCGTCGGGTGGTCGCCGGGAGGGTCAGGATCAGTGTGTCTCGCCTTCGATCAACTGCGAGACGTGATTGAGTCTCAGGAGGAACTGATCCACCAGCTGAGGAACGTG ATGGTTCTCCAGGACGAAAATTTTGTCAGTAAAGAAGAGTTCCAGGCAGTGGAGAACAAGCTGGTG GAAGAGAAAGCTGCCCATGCCAAGACCAAGGTTCTCCTGGCCAAGGAAGAGGAGAAGTTGCAGTTTGCCCTCGGAGAGGTAGAGGTGCTGTCTAAACAGCTGGAGAAAGAGAAGCTGGCCTTTGAAAAGGC GCTCTCCAGTGTCAAGAGCAGAGCCCTGCAGGAGTCCAGCAAGAAGGACCAGCTCATCACCAAGTGCAATG GAATCACGTGTCTGACTTCCGGATCCAGAAGCAGCAGGAGAACTACATGGCCCAGGTGCTGGATCAGAAGCATAAGAAAGCCTCGGGGACGCGTCAGACCCGCAGCTGCCAGCGTCCCAGGGAATAATAAAATGGTCGTCTCCTTCCTGTCATCTGGCTGTAATGCCCAACCTCTGCCTTCTCTGCTTTGGTGGTCCCCATCCTGA
- the SPATA24 gene encoding spermatogenesis-associated protein 24 isoform X2, which produces MATPVGWSPGGSGSVCLAFDQLRDVIESQEELIHQLRNVMVLQDENFVSKEEFQAVENKLVEEKAAHAKTKVLLAKEEEKLQFALGEVEVLSKQLEKEKLAFEKALSSVKSRALQESSKKDQLITKCNEIESHIIKQEDILNGKESEIKELQQVISQQKEIFRNHVSDFRIQKQQENYMAQVLDQKHKKASGTRQTRSCQRPRE; this is translated from the exons ATGGCGACGCCCGTCGGGTGGTCGCCGGGAGGGTCAGGATCAGTGTGTCTCGCCTTCGATCAACTGCGAGACGTGATTGAGTCTCAGGAGGAACTGATCCACCAGCTGAGGAACGTG ATGGTTCTCCAGGACGAAAATTTTGTCAGTAAAGAAGAGTTCCAGGCAGTGGAGAACAAGCTGGTG GAAGAGAAAGCTGCCCATGCCAAGACCAAGGTTCTCCTGGCCAAGGAAGAGGAGAAGTTGCAGTTTGCCCTCGGAGAGGTAGAGGTGCTGTCTAAACAGCTGGAGAAAGAGAAGCTGGCCTTTGAAAAGGC GCTCTCCAGTGTCAAGAGCAGAGCCCTGCAGGAGTCCAGCAAGAAGGACCAGCTCATCACCAAGTGCAATG AAATTGAGTCTCACATTATAAAGCAAGAAGATATACTTAATGGCAAAGAGAGTGAGATTAAGGAGTTGCAGCAAGTTATCAGCCAGCAGAAAGAGATCTTCAG GAATCACGTGTCTGACTTCCGGATCCAGAAGCAGCAGGAGAACTACATGGCCCAGGTGCTGGATCAGAAGCATAAGAAAGCCTCGGGGACGCGTCAGACCCGCAGCTGCCAGCGTCCCAGGGAATAA
- the PROB1 gene encoding proline-rich basic protein 1, protein MLTAFAPPTLPGLPGRLPAAPARRQDSSSSSGSYHTAPGSPEPPDVGPDAEGRANWPTVAPVLGEGAQPRLSVSAQNSRQQLGPGSGFLRGPASGPRPPQPQLRMLPSGEMEVIFGAGPLFSRSDAEDSEVQQLTTRAFRSLSPPGSASPIPAEPQPQGPDGGSRWATYLQLRPRGPSPATPAQFECVEVALEERAAPARPRTVPKRQIELRPRPRSPPREASAPPPRLFLRTGSLDESLGRLQAAADLVQTALARKLSPATPAPSSATFGPTVPPEPATPETPRSTRVALEEARSRPPRVHYSSAPARAPRPWPSLRERAIRRDKPAPGTEPLGPVSSSIFLQSGEKIQEAHYQEPKTRFPRETPDRTVLRAQSPSSQSRAPREVSSKAVRPRSPSPLWQAPNGTVRGPRCPSPQNLSPWNRAIRKVSSPSLPEASSAWGNQDAAVTETVSRKSPSPPTLSQWNQGVASARSPSPEAPSSWEVPHPAGGDTVEGSRSPSPPTLSSWETPDRPTGTWSPSPQETWDSTVQSSAVVSTREAMNGVAQEELVPPTPSAPETPELTEAQSPSTREMPDLAFRGSQLSPAVAAPQLPLSRLVGTLDADARPEALGSGEAASGRPRVAIPRPRDVRKMVKTTYAPSFPASTPGSGLPAPPAEPRGEEGGASKTQELQAPGAPAPAHYTSVFLKDFLPVVSHPYETPEPTPDTVPRDVTQPNGVLRRRAENSTAKPFARTEIRLPGALALGRRPEGTQGVVVRGPGGKNRDAEPQRLVPDDKGRTSPLGGARTSPQKSPIGPAGTQPPGPPHPSSPQAHPSSSPGIAPKQETPPMAPEPAVAVQSPLPREPQASAGRAAPPQARAASAPPMDRSPEGPSQGARRPPGAAHPGKVLVDPESGRYYFVEAPRQPRLRLLFDPESGQYVEVLLPPSPSVPPRRVYTPLALGPGLYPPGYGPIPGLSLPPSPGPPAFSGPQLPWASEAGPLDGMYYLPVSGTPSPAPPLLLCAPPSSLGPAQPSKGSLFPV, encoded by the coding sequence ATGCTGACCGCGTTCGCCCCGCCAACCCTGCCCGGGCTCCCAGGGCGGCTGCCCGCGGCCCCCGCGCGGCGCCAGGACTCCTCCAGTTCGTCAGGCTCCTACCACACGGCTCCGGGTTCTCCAGAGCCCCCGGACGTTGGGCCGGACGCGGAGGGCAGGGCGAATTGGCCCACGGTGGCCCCTGTGCTGGGGGAGGGCGCGCAGCCTCGCCTGTCCGTCAGCGCCCAGAATAGCCGCCAGCAGCTCGGGCCCGGCTCGGGTTTCCTGCGAGGCCCGGCCTCGGGCCCGCGgccaccccagccccagctgcGCATGCTGCCGTCGGGGGAGATGGAAGTCATCTTCGGCGCCGGGCCCCTGTTTAGCCGTTCCGACGCGGAGGATAGCGAGGTGCAACAGCTCACGACGCGGGCCTTCCGCAGCCTCTCTCCGCCCGGCTCCGCGTCTCCCATCCCTGCCGAACCGCAGCCCCAGGGCCCCGACGGTGGCTCCCGCTGGGCCACCTACCTGCAGCTGCGACCCCGCGGGCCGAGTCCTGCCACCCCAGCGCAGTTCGAGTGTGTGGAGGTGGCGCTGGAGGAGCGTGCCGCGCCTGCCAGGCCCCGGACGGTGCCCAAACGTCAGATCGAGCTGCGCCCCCGGCCCCGGAGTCCCCCGCGGGAGGCCAGCGCGCCGCCCCCGCGACTGTTCCTGCGCACCGGCTCCCTGGACGAGTCTCTGGGCCGCCTGCAGGCTGCCGCGGACCTCGTGCAGACGGCGCTGGCCAGAAAACTGAGTCCCGCGACCCCTGCCCCAAGCAGCGCCACCTTCGGACCCACGGTACCGCCAGAGCCTGCGACCCCGGAAACGCCCCGCAGTACTCGAGTGGCCCTGGAGGAGGCCAGGTCTCGGCCACCTCGTGTGCATTATAGTTCAGCCCCCGCCAGGGCCCCACGACCGTGGCCTAGCCTCCGTGAGCGCGCAATTCGGCGCGACAAGCCCGCGCCCGGGACCGAGCCGCTGGGTCCAGTTAGTTCCAGCATCTTCCTGCAGTCTGGAGAGAAGATCCAGGAGGCGCACTACCAGGAACCCAAGACTCGGTTCCCACGAGAGACTCCGGATCGAACCGTCCTGAGGGCACAGAGTCCTTCTTCCCAGTCTAGGGCCCCCCGGGAGGTTTCGAGTAAGGCTGTGAGACCGAGGAGCCCATCCCCGCTGTGGCAAGCTCCAAATGGGACCGTGCGGGGTCCTCGCTGCCCCTCGCCCCAGAACCTGTCCCCGTGGAATAGGGCTATCCGGAAGGTGAGTAGCCCGTCGCTCCCCGAGGCATCCTCCGCATGGGGAAATCAGGATGCTGCTGTCACGGAAACTGTCAGCAGAAAGAGCCCTTCCCCTCCGACCCTTTCCCAGTGGAATCAGGGTGTTGCCAGTGCAAGAAGCCCATCCCCCGAAGCTCCTTCCTCGTGGGAGGTTCCGCATCCGGCAGGTGGGGATACAGTTGAGGGGAGTAGGAGCCCGTCTCCGCCAACCTTGTCCTCATGGGAGACTCCAGATCGTCCTACTGGGACGTGGAGCCCATCGCCCCAAGAGACGTGGGACTCCACAGTGCAGAGCTCAGCGGTAGTGTCTACGCGGGAAGCTATGAATGGCGTAGCCCAGGAGGAACTGGTGCCACCCACGCCGTCTGCACCCGAGACTCCAGAGCTAACAGAGGCGCAGAGTCCGTCCACGCGGGAGATGCCGGATCTTGCCTTCCGAGGCAGCCAGCTGTCGCCAGCGGTGGCTgcaccccagctgcccctcagtcGCCTCGTGGGCACCCTGGATGCCGATGCGCGCCCGGAAGCCTTGGGCTCTGGAGAAGCGGCCTCGGGACGCCCGCGCGTGGCCATTCCGCGGCCCCGCGACGTGCGCAAGATGGTGAAGACCACATACGCGCCAAGCTTCCCGGCAAGCACCCCAGGCTCAGGGCTGCCTGCGCCTCCTGCGGAACCCCGCGGGGAGGAAGGCGGCGCATCCAAGACACAAGAGCTTCAGGCGCCGGGGGCCCCCGCCCCGGCTCACTACACTTCCGTTTTTCTCAAGGACTTTCTGCCGGTCGTGTCACACCCCTACGAGACCCCAGAGCCAACCCCAGACACAGTCCCCCGGGACGTTACGCAGCCCAACGGGGTCCTGCGGCGGAGGGCAGAGAACAGCACGGCGAAACCCTTCGCGCGCACTGAGATCCGCCTGCCTGGTGCCTTGGCCTTAGGCCGCCGGCCGGAGGGAACCCAGGGAGTCGTGGTGCGCGGTCCTGGCGGAAAGAACAGGGATGCAGAGCCCCAGCGCCTGGTCCCCGACGACAAGGGTCGTACCAGCCCTCTAGGCGGCGCTCGCACATCACCCCAGAAGTCGCCGATAGGGCCGGCAGGGACCCAACCTCCCGGACCGCCCCACCCCAGCTCCCCGCAGGCGCACCCTAGCTCGAGCCCTGGAATAGCACCGAAACAGGAGACGCCGCCTATGGCCCCTGAGCCCGCGGTTGCGGTCCAGTCGCCCCTCCCGCGGGAGCCCCAGGCGTCCGCTGGCAGAGCGGCCCCGCCCCAGGCCCGCGCCGCCTCGGCGCCTCCCATGGACCGGTCCCCGGAAGGCCCCTCCCAGGGGGCGCGCAGGCCGCCCGGGGCCGCGCACCCGGGGAAGGTCCTGGTGGACCCAGAGAGCGGCCGCTACTACTTTGTGGAGGCGCCGAGGCAGCCTCGGCTGCGGCTGCTCTTCGACCCCGAGAGCGGGCAGTACGTGGAGGTGCTGCTGCCACCCTCGCCCTCGGTGCCACCCCGCCGCGTCTACACCCCGCTGGCCCTGGGCCCCGGCCTCTACCCGCCGGGCTATGGGCCTATCCCTGGCCTCTCACTGCCACCATCCCCGGGTCCGCCGGCCTTCAGCGGCCCCCAGCTACCCTGGGCCTCCGAGGCGGGGCCCCTGGACGGGATGTACTACCTGCCAGTGAGCGGGACCCCCAGCCCCGCGCCTCCTCTGCTACTCTGTGCTCCACCCTCCAGCTTGGGTCCCGCCCAGCCGAGCAAGGGCTCCTTGTTCCCCGTGTGA
- the SPATA24 gene encoding spermatogenesis-associated protein 24 isoform X1, protein MATPVGWSPGGSGSVCLAFDQLRDVIESQEELIHQLRNVMVLQDENFVSKEEFQAVENKLVEEKAAHAKTKVLLAKEEEKLQFALGEVEVLSKQLEKEKLAFEKALSSVKSRALQESSKKDQLITKCNGRSSWDGNHSSSLPLSPTEIESHIIKQEDILNGKESEIKELQQVISQQKEIFRNHVSDFRIQKQQENYMAQVLDQKHKKASGTRQTRSCQRPRE, encoded by the exons ATGGCGACGCCCGTCGGGTGGTCGCCGGGAGGGTCAGGATCAGTGTGTCTCGCCTTCGATCAACTGCGAGACGTGATTGAGTCTCAGGAGGAACTGATCCACCAGCTGAGGAACGTG ATGGTTCTCCAGGACGAAAATTTTGTCAGTAAAGAAGAGTTCCAGGCAGTGGAGAACAAGCTGGTG GAAGAGAAAGCTGCCCATGCCAAGACCAAGGTTCTCCTGGCCAAGGAAGAGGAGAAGTTGCAGTTTGCCCTCGGAGAGGTAGAGGTGCTGTCTAAACAGCTGGAGAAAGAGAAGCTGGCCTTTGAAAAGGC GCTCTCCAGTGTCAAGAGCAGAGCCCTGCAGGAGTCCAGCAAGAAGGACCAGCTCATCACCAAGTGCAATG GAAGGAGctcatgggatgggaaccactcctcctccctgcctctctcccccacAGAAATTGAGTCTCACATTATAAAGCAAGAAGATATACTTAATGGCAAAGAGAGTGAGATTAAGGAGTTGCAGCAAGTTATCAGCCAGCAGAAAGAGATCTTCAG GAATCACGTGTCTGACTTCCGGATCCAGAAGCAGCAGGAGAACTACATGGCCCAGGTGCTGGATCAGAAGCATAAGAAAGCCTCGGGGACGCGTCAGACCCGCAGCTGCCAGCGTCCCAGGGAATAA